The region TGATCAATTAAATCACAGAGCCAGACATATAAATTATTGGAAAGATGAATTAGAAAGAGCtataaaagatatagacgCAGAAATTGATGTTTTAGAAGCGCTAAGACAGCAAGTTAAAAATGCAATGGACACCTTGAAAATACCCGAATACATTACGGAAGAATGCTTAGACATGAGAAGGAATAGAATGCAATCAGATCTGATATACGATGAGCCGCAAGAGGAATTATTTACGGAATCAGCATTaattgaaaacataaaaaaattacacaatgaAATGCTTAGAGATATTGAAaatcaaatgaaaatgaaCGTAGCAGCGAAGACTGCTTTAGAATCAGATTGGAGTAATAAATATCTAGCTTTCAAATATGAAACGGCTAATGTAGAGTTGAAGACTAAATCTGAACAAGTTAAAGATATCGCCGGAGCTACAAGATTATCTGAAGGACAATCGGATGTACCTTCGTGGGAACAATACACGGTTAACGCATTACTACAATTCAAATCTGCTATAGATAAGTCTAAAGCACTGAGAAGCAAAGTAGAGGCTATACTGATAAATAGCGCAAGAGATTTGAGATCACAAGATGTAAAAGTGAACGAAGCTTTGACAAAGCGAATAGCTAGAACTGAACAAGTTAAAACAGATTTGGAGAATCAGCTGAGATTGACGCTGAACAAAATAGTCGAGACTGAGAATTTATTGGAGACATTACACGATGAAATGATGAAGGTATCGCAACGGATACAAGTGGCTCAAACGAGACTGAACACTAAAAACATCAGGCCCAACGTTGAGAATTGTAGAGAGGGATCTTTGATCGGTCTTTTAGATGAAGTAAGGGATTTGAATGACAGCATGAGTTTGTTACAGAAAAGGTCCCTGGAAACGGAGAAATTAAGGGCGGATTTGATACATGAAAGATCGCTACTGGAGAATGAAATAATGGTGAAGAAGAAGACGATATATTTGGACAACGAGAGA is a window of Amyelois transitella isolate CPQ chromosome 26, ilAmyTran1.1, whole genome shotgun sequence DNA encoding:
- the LOC132903446 gene encoding tektin-3-like, whose translation is MTSAEKGEQLSFGDRNYGLSTMQKWHEHNQRVLKGDIIGITDDNTSITKNCIVKVNQTSCDDYSDTTDQLNHRARHINYWKDELERAIKDIDAEIDVLEALRQQVKNAMDTLKIPEYITEECLDMRRNRMQSDLIYDEPQEELFTESALIENIKKLHNEMLRDIENQMKMNVAAKTALESDWSNKYLAFKYETANVELKTKSEQVKDIAGATRLSEGQSDVPSWEQYTVNALLQFKSAIDKSKALRSKVEAILINSARDLRSQDVKVNEALTKRIARTEQVKTDLENQLRLTLNKIVETENLLETLHDEMMKVSQRIQVAQTRLNTKNIRPNVENCREGSLIGLLDEVRDLNDSMSLLQKRSLETEKLRADLIHERSLLENEIMVKKKTIYLDNERCLFLRSHFQSAEKLCGF